One genomic window of Bacteroidota bacterium includes the following:
- a CDS encoding lycopene cyclase domain-containing protein — protein MKWEYLTVLCATVFVPLILSRDKNLNLSKHKLVLLKVILAVSIPFWIWDVAATARGHWSFNQAFTLGIDFLGLPLEEWLFFMVVAFVSVFVWESTKYFMRRT, from the coding sequence TTATGTGCTACGGTATTCGTCCCGTTGATTCTCAGTCGGGATAAAAATCTCAACTTGAGCAAGCACAAGCTTGTGTTACTCAAAGTGATTCTCGCAGTCTCGATTCCGTTTTGGATTTGGGATGTTGCGGCAACAGCTCGAGGGCATTGGTCGTTCAATCAAGCCTTTACGCTCGGTATTGATTTTCTGGGTCTTCCGCTGGAAGAGTGGCTGTTTTTTATGGTGGTTGCGTTCGTCTCCGTGTTTGTTTGGGAATCGACAAAGTATTTTATGAGGAGGACGTGA
- a CDS encoding lycopene cyclase domain-containing protein — protein MKEYTLLAIGSGLVVIVLDVFILRTKILGTKVFWMFLCVMYGFKTVVNGYLTWRPIVMYGDEFYLGVRLFTIPVEDYLYGFSLITLSVVLWEYWRIKQRVE, from the coding sequence GTGAAGGAATACACACTTCTTGCCATAGGTTCGGGTCTTGTTGTTATTGTGCTTGATGTATTCATTCTCAGAACAAAAATTCTCGGGACTAAGGTCTTTTGGATGTTCCTTTGTGTCATGTATGGATTCAAGACGGTAGTAAACGGATACCTGACCTGGAGGCCGATTGTCATGTACGGTGACGAATTCTATCTGGGTGTGCGGTTGTTTACGATTCCGGTTGAGGATTATCTCTACGGCTTCAGTCTGATTACACTATCCGTAGTGTTGTGGGAATACTGGAGGATCAAACAACGAGTTGAGTAA
- a CDS encoding SRPBCC family protein, whose protein sequence is MNVHTLTRVQTLDYPIDEVFEFFRSPENLARITPPWLNFRILTPLPLEMHRGTLIDYTVNWLGMPVRWTTNIVEFNPPHHFVDLQISGPYSFWHHTHTFLEQNGKTDMRDEVRYVLPFGIFGEAVHRLIVRRQLEEIFDYRERAVRRQFAEPKIVRQYVHSEQEEVL, encoded by the coding sequence ATGAACGTCCACACGTTGACGCGGGTTCAGACTCTCGACTATCCGATTGATGAAGTATTTGAATTCTTCCGCTCGCCGGAGAATCTTGCACGCATCACACCGCCGTGGCTGAATTTCAGAATTCTCACGCCGCTGCCACTGGAAATGCATCGGGGGACATTGATTGACTATACCGTGAACTGGTTAGGAATGCCGGTTCGTTGGACAACAAACATTGTGGAGTTCAATCCGCCTCACCACTTCGTCGATCTGCAAATCAGCGGACCCTATTCTTTTTGGCATCATACTCATACATTTCTCGAACAGAACGGTAAGACGGATATGCGTGATGAGGTTCGATACGTTCTTCCTTTTGGTATTTTCGGAGAGGCGGTTCACCGATTGATTGTTCGGCGTCAGCTTGAGGAGATTTTTGATTACAGAGAGAGGGCCGTACGTCGGCAGTTTGCGGAGCCCAAGATAGTCAGGCAGTATGTTCATTCGGAGCAGGAGGAGGTTTTATGA
- a CDS encoding TIGR01777 family oxidoreductase gives MKIVIAGGTGFIGRNVMEHFAASSHSVVLLSRNPAAVKVPQWPNVHVVKWDGRTAGAWYSEIEGADAIVNLAGESIGGKRWTSNQKQKILESRINATRALIESVNRAKKKPPVLINGSAVGYYGPVESDDVTESHARGNGFLADVCEAWERVALSAQQYGTRVVLLRTAVVIGGGSVALEKLSLPFKLYVGGPIGSGRQWFPWIHVNDVMRAIQFAIESESISGPLNLAAPEPSTMKQFCRALGKAMQRPSWAPVPGFILKIALGEMSSMILTGQKVVPSKLLQHGYSFIFPKLDGALGDIFS, from the coding sequence ATGAAGATAGTGATAGCTGGCGGTACGGGATTCATAGGCAGGAATGTGATGGAGCATTTTGCAGCGTCCAGCCATTCGGTTGTCTTGCTAAGTCGGAATCCGGCTGCAGTCAAGGTGCCTCAATGGCCCAATGTTCATGTAGTGAAATGGGACGGCAGAACAGCTGGAGCATGGTACTCGGAAATCGAGGGTGCTGACGCAATCGTCAATCTTGCGGGCGAGTCCATTGGCGGAAAACGTTGGACATCAAATCAAAAGCAGAAGATTCTCGAAAGTCGCATCAATGCAACGCGTGCCCTCATCGAATCAGTCAACCGCGCAAAAAAGAAACCTCCTGTTCTCATTAACGGCTCGGCAGTTGGTTACTACGGGCCTGTTGAGAGTGATGACGTGACCGAATCGCACGCTCGCGGTAATGGCTTCCTCGCCGATGTATGCGAAGCGTGGGAACGCGTGGCACTGTCAGCGCAACAATACGGTACGCGGGTTGTACTGTTGCGAACTGCTGTTGTCATCGGAGGAGGCAGCGTTGCCCTCGAAAAACTCTCACTGCCCTTCAAACTGTATGTTGGCGGGCCGATCGGCTCGGGAAGACAATGGTTTCCGTGGATTCATGTGAACGATGTCATGCGTGCCATACAGTTTGCAATTGAATCCGAGTCCATCTCCGGCCCTCTTAATCTTGCGGCCCCCGAACCTTCAACAATGAAGCAGTTCTGTCGGGCGCTTGGCAAAGCAATGCAGCGGCCATCCTGGGCGCCGGTGCCGGGGTTTATTCTGAAGATCGCTCTCGGCGAAATGTCAAGTATGATTCTGACGGGACAAAAGGTTGTTCCCTCTAAGCTTCTACAACACGGGTACTCATTTATCTTTCCAAAATTAGATGGTGCGTTAGGAGATATTTTTTCATAG
- a CDS encoding M48 family metalloprotease: MSHSSFYKKPHPPVVNYILNTAKLVLLGGISLLIFYAIGYAVAAQEGAWLAVIVWGSLVAALYGLADKMVVKMCRAELLTVYHNPVLFKIVGEVFTQTNLPMPKIYMTPEDAPNAGSVGFKAKKAGLLFTDGAAKLLNNDELRCTVAHQIIQLRRGDTAVGMVVAVLAMMMGMTSRFAREKAAANDSGSRKGGFLRFGFRGAMVFLAPLAAYSTRVVLNMKRFYAIDTAASRAGNPHDMANVIRTMEKKKHLFPTLLPPAVGHLFVVSPVRSIPVLSLFKSHPPMEVRIQRLAALQRATQGFRSMQSSQ, translated from the coding sequence TTGTCTCACTCATCGTTCTACAAGAAACCACATCCGCCTGTCGTGAACTACATTCTCAATACCGCGAAGCTCGTCTTGCTCGGCGGTATTTCCCTCCTCATTTTCTACGCTATCGGGTATGCGGTTGCAGCCCAGGAGGGGGCGTGGCTTGCTGTCATAGTCTGGGGTTCGCTTGTCGCGGCACTATACGGGTTGGCCGACAAGATGGTCGTGAAGATGTGCAGGGCCGAATTGCTGACCGTATATCACAATCCTGTTTTGTTCAAGATCGTGGGTGAAGTATTCACGCAAACGAATCTCCCGATGCCCAAGATTTACATGACGCCTGAAGATGCGCCCAACGCCGGTTCGGTGGGATTCAAGGCGAAGAAAGCTGGATTGCTGTTCACGGACGGCGCTGCGAAACTCCTGAACAACGACGAGCTTCGCTGCACAGTTGCCCACCAGATTATTCAATTGCGTCGCGGCGATACGGCGGTCGGAATGGTGGTCGCAGTGTTGGCAATGATGATGGGAATGACCTCCCGATTTGCGCGGGAGAAAGCGGCGGCAAACGATTCCGGATCACGAAAAGGGGGTTTCCTCCGGTTTGGATTTCGCGGAGCAATGGTTTTTCTGGCTCCGCTTGCCGCCTACTCGACGAGAGTTGTTTTGAACATGAAGCGCTTCTATGCAATCGATACGGCGGCTTCCCGTGCGGGCAACCCTCACGACATGGCAAATGTCATTCGAACGATGGAGAAAAAGAAACATCTCTTTCCGACACTCTTACCCCCTGCGGTGGGGCACCTGTTTGTGGTTAGCCCCGTCCGCTCGATACCTGTTCTCAGTCTCTTCAAATCCCACCCCCCGATGGAAGTTAGGATTCAGCGCCTTGCTGCACTGCAACGGGCAACACAAGGATTTCGTTCCATGCAAAGTTCACAATAG